DNA sequence from the Podospora pseudocomata strain CBS 415.72m chromosome 2 map unlocalized CBS415.72m_2.2, whole genome shotgun sequence genome:
CGAAGTTCAGCGCGCCCTTAACTCCATGTTTCAGTGGTACCGCAATGCAGCCAAATGCTATGTCTATCTCACTGATGTCTCAACTTGCCAGGAGGACACCGACGGCAACCCTGGCTGGTGGGAATTAACCTTTCGAAAATCCAGGTGGTTCACTCGTGGATGGACCCTTCAAGAGCTCATTGCTCCAGCAATTGTGGAATTCTTCTCCAAAGAGGGCGAGCGTCTAGGAGACAAGAAGTCTTTGGAACAACAAATCCACGATGTAACTGAGATTCCCCTAGAGGCTCTCCCAGGCAACACATTGTCCGACTTCAGCATCGAAGAGCGTCTGTCGTGGGTCGGAAAgcgcaacaccacacaaaaagaagacaaggcGTACTCGCTATTCGGCATCTTTGATGTAACAATGCCGCTTCTGTatggcgaaggagaagatagAGCATTTGGGCGGCTGCGAGAGGAAATTAGTAAGCATGATCGCTGTCTGTCCAGTCTACATTCTACCGACCCGCGCCTTGATAAGAAGcgcatcgaggaggcaaaaggtgggttgcttgctggcgCTTACCGCTGGGTTTTCGCCAACCCCGACTTCTGTCTATGGCGTGAACGGTCGGAGAGCCGCTTACTCTGGATTAATGGAGATcccggcaaaggcaagaccatgttactctgcggcatcatcaacgagctaCAGGGAGCTATTGTTGCAGACGGGCATTGTCGTAATCTGGCCTACTTCTTCTGCCAAGCTACCGACTCCCGCATCAATAACGCCATTGCCGTGTTACGTGGCCTGAtctaccttcttgcccaccagcagccacgtcTCATCTCCCACGTGCGTAAATATACCGACGCTGGTAAATCCCTCTCCGACGCAAATGCGTGGTTCGCCCTCTCGGACATTTTAGTGGGGATGCTAGGAGATCCGAACGTGAAGCCAACCTGTTTAGTCGTCGATGCCCTAGACGAATGTGTTACCGACCTCCCGAAGCTTTTAGACTTTATCGTCTGTATCTCATCCGATCGGATAAAATGGCTCTTAACAAGCCGGAACGAGACGATCATCGAGAAGAAATTGAAATCTAACAATGCGCGAACAAGGCTTAGTCTTGAGCTGAAGGAAAATGCGATGGAGGTGTCTCATGCCGTCGATGTGTACATCGACGATAAACTATCTGGGTTGGAAGCACTTCAGGACGACGCCCTGCTAAAGGATCAAGTACGGGATATTCTACACAACAAGGCAAACGGCACGTTCCTCTGGGTCGCCCTCGTCGTACAGGAACTCAgcatggatggggttgagagctGGCATGTTCTGCAGATTGTCGAAGAAGTGCCATCGGGGCTGGATGGGATGTACAAGCGCATGCTGGATGAGATCGAGCGGAATAAACGGGACTCGGAATTCTGTTGGCGCATTctctcggtggtgacggtagCATACCGCCCACTTCACTTGGACGAAATAGGCGGCTTGTCTGGATTACCGGAACAGATTATCAGGTCAACGGAAAATATTCAGAAGATCGTGGCCAAGTGCGGATCCTTTCTCACGGTTCGAGATAACCAGATCTACCTCGTTCATCAATCAGCCAAGGACTACTTGAGTGATCAAGCCTCCCCATTACTTTTCCCCAGTGGTGTGGCTGTGACCCACCATGACATATCGGATCGGTCACTAAAGCTTCTCTCAGGCAAGTTGCAACGCGATGTATACGGTTTATGTATACCAGGATTTTCTATCGACCACGTCCGAGTGCCGGACCCGGACCCTCTTGCGACAGTGCGGTACTCGTGCGTTTACTGGGTTGATCACCTCTGTAACTGGCAGTCGAGCGACGATAGTAAGCACCCAGATattttccaagatggtggtatcGTCGATGGCTTTCTGAGGCAGCATTACCTCCACTGGCTTGAAGCACTTTCACTTTGTAAGAGCATGCCGCAGGGGATACTTTCATTGGTAAAGCTCGAAAGAATTCTTCAGGTAGGCTCTACCCAGTAATAGTATCTTATTATTAAGCGGTTCTAACAGGAATTTAGTATAGGTCGATTACGTCTCAATTACCGAGCCTTGTCGCTGACATGCACCGATTCGTTTTACACTggagatgggttgttgagaattATCCTCTTCAAGTATACGCTTCAGCACTTGTGTTCAGCCCCGCCCGAAGTATAACAAGAGGCCTATTTACGCAGGAAGAACGGAAGTGGATTACTTCGAGGCCAATAGTAGAGGATAATTGGAAtgcgtgccggcagacgctcgagggccatggcgatggggtcaactcggtagcgatctcgcccgattcgaagtgggttgcgtcaggatcagacgacagtaccatcaagatctgggaggcggccacggggtcatgtacgcagacgctcgagggccatggcgatggggttaactcggtagcgttctcgcccaaTTCGAAGTGGGTTACGTCAGGGTCAGACGACGGTACCATCAggatctgggatgcggccacggggtcatgtacgcagacgctcgagggccatggcggttgggtcaactcggtagcgttctcgcccgattcaaagtgggttgcgtcaggatcagacgaccGTACCATCaggatctgggaggcggccacgggaTCATGTatgcagacgctcgagggccatggcagTTCTGTGAAAtcggtagcgtcttcccttGATTCGAAGCTGATTGAATCCGGATCTAACgataccaaccccccacattACCAACGCTATGGAATAGACATGAGCAAGAGATGGATTACGAAGGGTTCAGAAAATTGGCTATGGCTGCCTCTGGAATATCAGCCACAATGTCTCGCTGCAGCGGCATCAACAATTgctattggctgttcttcgggGCGCGTCCTAACTATGAAGTTCACGACAGATAGCtgagctgatctctcattctttgtctctctctttttttttctattgTAGTGTAACACAGGAGGGGCCTAGCGGTCTCtattaatttatagcccgtcacaatactctagatccttctggatcccgcctcttttaTCATTTCGAGCACCCTGTTTCGTCATGAAGACAGGTGGCTCTAAAAAACTTGGTAGAGACGTTatttggcccactcgaacaactcgagattgggctagttggcttgacgtagttccaagcgctacaactttatttgatctggtttcctttaGTAGCCGCGAGGTATTTGATTGTCCGCCTCAATTCCAACCATTGATTATGCAGGTAGATAGCAGTTAGGCCGTAATGCGGCTAATTGCTTATTTGCCGTGTAACATAAAGTCTTACTTACAGCCTAGTATTAATTTCATTGGCATAATCCTTCAGTACACGCTGCTcatatttcttctttatcatacgagacagctcccaagataatttgactgcagtaactaagcctgtaagagcggcagctgatgccaagggaatgttacaacctgcaccgggagtggatacagactgcaaggcagtacgccagaggtgaatat
Encoded proteins:
- the HNWD-pc12 gene encoding HNWD NOD-like receptor pc12 (COG:S; EggNog:ENOG503NYUK); this translates as MRLLERNDTGDFSLTDDIPDDQVPPYAILSHTWGDEEVIFKDIKDSICKNKRGYSKIQFCGDQAGRDGLKFFWVDTCCIDKSDSTEVQRALNSMFQWYRNAAKCYVYLTDVSTCQEDTDGNPGWWELTFRKSRWFTRGWTLQELIAPAIVEFFSKEGERLGDKKSLEQQIHDVTEIPLEALPGNTLSDFSIEERLSWVGKRNTTQKEDKAYSLFGIFDVTMPLLYGEGEDRAFGRLREEISKHDRCLSSLHSTDPRLDKKRIEEAKGGLLAGAYRWVFANPDFCLWRERSESRLLWINGDPGKGKTMLLCGIINELQGAIVADGHCRNLAYFFCQATDSRINNAIAVLRGLIYLLAHQQPRLISHVRKYTDAGKSLSDANAWFALSDILVGMLGDPNVKPTCLVVDALDECVTDLPKLLDFIVCISSDRIKWLLTSRNETIIEKKLKSNNARTRLSLELKENAMEVSHAVDVYIDDKLSGLEALQDDALLKDQVRDILHNKANGTFLWVALVVQELSMDGVESWHVLQIVEEVPSGLDGMYKRMLDEIERNKRDSEFCWRILSVVTVAYRPLHLDEIGGLSGLPEQIIRSTENIQKIVAKCGSFLTVRDNQIYLVHQSAKDYLSDQASPLLFPSGVAVTHHDISDRSLKLLSGKLQRDVYGLCIPGFSIDHVRVPDPDPLATVRYSCVYWVDHLCNWQSSDDSKHPDIFQDGGIVDGFLRQHYLHWLEALSLCKSMPQGILSLVKLERILQYRSITSQLPSLVADMHRFVLHWRWVVENYPLQVYASALVFSPARSITRGLFTQEERKWITSRPIVEDNWNACRQTLEGHGDGVNSVAISPDSKWVASGSDDSTIKIWEAATGSCTQTLEGHGDGVNSVAFSPNSKWVTSGSDDGTIRIWDAATGSCTQTLEGHGGWVNSVAFSPDSKWVASGSDDRTIRIWEAATGSCMQTLEGHGSSVKSVASSLDSKLIESGSNDTNPPHYQRYGIDMSKRWITKGSENWLWLPLEYQPQCLAAAASTIAIGCSSGRVLTMKFTTDS